The sequence GTAGGCATTGTAGGGGATATACATCTCTTTCTTGCCAACGAGCTTAAAGTCGAAACGGTCTTGCATTCCGGCGAACATCTGCAGTTCGTCGAACAGGGTGACGCCGCCCTGGCTAGCTACTGGTGTGTCATAGGCAAACTCCGGCGCGAGCTTCACGCGGCGTTGGCCTGGCGTATAGCTCCAAGCGCGGCGCGGCTTTTTGGTCGGATCTAGATAGTCGTTGATCCCCACCACCTCACCGGCTCGGCGTGCAGGTTGCTTGTTCAGCGAGAACACCCGCGCGTACATCTCGGGATCGCGATCATCGCGATCTGTCTGGTAGTAGGGAAACTCTTCGAAGGTAGCTTGTTCCGCCGCCTTGGTAATGGTGCCGTTGCTGTCGATGACCCAGCTGTTGGAGGAGGTCGTGGTGGTGGCGGTCGGCCCGTTCTTGTAGCGCAGCAACTGGTTCCACATCACTTCATTGCCGGTTTTCGGAATCGGGAACGGAAGGCCCCCGCGGCACTCCGGCTCGATGGATAGCCCGTCGTTGTAGGTGTTGCAGGTGGTGGCATTGCGCACCGTTGCTTCCATCACCTTTTGCGGATACGCGGCGGTGCGATGGCTCGGGTACACGTCCATGTACCAAGTTTCCGGATTCTTCTTGAGCAGGTGCTTCTGACCGTCGCTGAGCTTGTCCGCATACTGATCGACGTTGGACGCATCAATACGGAACAGCGGTTTTTCGTCCTTGAACGGATCGGCCCAGAAGCCGCTGTCAGGCTTGAAGTCGGCAGGGGCCGTGGTGAGTCCGCCTTCATACGCTGGGATCGTACCTTCGGCATTACCGGCCTTCGTCGCGCCAAAAGGGGTGAGTTCGTTGCCCAGTTGCTTGGCTTCTTCAGGGCTGACGGCCGCAATGGATAAAGTCGTGATGCCACTGAGGGCAGCACAAAGAGCGAGCTGGAATTTCATTGGGGGTCAGTCTCCGTTTTTGGATTTATTAATGGAGCTTCTTCGAGTAGGAGCGATGTCGTGCATCAGGATCTACCCTAGCCGTTAACGGTTTTTGCGGCTTGCGTACCGTTTTATCTCGGGTCAAACGAAACAGCGCCGAGCCGCTGGCGAATAAATGGTGAGGTTGTAGGCTGAGGTACAGCACCCCGTGACGGCAGGTTCCAATCAATCAATACATCGCAGGCGCCAGGCGTAAGCCTCGATCAACGACCGACAATCAGGTACTGATGCTGATTCGACTCGCCATGCGAGCGAATCCCCGTAACCAGGAGCGACTGGTGGTTCGCTGCTCAACCTTCGGGTGAGCAGCTTTTTTTGTCCGCACGTCCGACGACCATGCAGGCTTCGCGGCTTAGTGCTCGCCCAGGCGATCAATCGCGGTGCCCGGCTAGGGTGATCGACACCGATTCGGCAAAGCGCAGGGCATGTGGCTTGTCGATTTCCACTTCGGCATAGCGTACGGCCTGTGGCGCCATCGCCAGATCCAGCACCTCTTGGGTCAGCCGCTCGAGCAGGGCGAAGCGGTTTTCCTCGACGTGCCGAATGATCGCCTTGGTGATGGTGCGGTAATTGAGAGCCTGTTCGATGTCGTTATCGCGTACCGCATCGGCGGCCGGGTACAGTATGGTCAGGTTGATCAGCACGTCCTGCTTGTTACGGATCTCGTCTTCCTTGATGCCGATATAGGTACGCAGGCGCAAATTCTTGACATGAATTCGCGCCATTCCCGGTTCCAGTCTCGGCATGTCAGCGGCCTCGAATGAGCTGCAGAAATTCCTGGCGAGTGTTGTACGAATCACGGAACCCACCGAGCATCACCGAAGTTGTCATTACCGAATTTTGCTTCTCGCAGCCCCGCATCATCATGCACATGTGCTGCGCTTCGATGACCACGGCGACGCCAGCGGCATTGGTCACCTGCATGATCGCGTCGGCGATCTGCTTGGTCATGTTTTCCTGAATCTGAAGACGCCGGGCGAACATATCGACGATGCGCGCCACTTTGGACAGGCCGAGGACTTTGCCGGTAGGGGTATAGGCAACGTGAGCCTTGCCAATGAAAGGAAGCATGTGGTGTTCGCACATTGAATAGAGCTCGATGTCACGGACGATGACCATTTCATCATTGTCCGACTCGAAAAGTGCGCCGTTGACGACTTGCTCAACGGTCTGGCCATAACCCTGGCAGAGGTACTGCATGGCTTTTGCGGCCCGTTTGGGTGTGTCCACCAGACCTTCGCGTTCCGGGTTTTCGCCGACACCTTCGAGAATGCCGCGATAGTGCTGAATCATGTCTTCGTTCATAACTGCTTCCTTAACGTTCGCCTCGATTGTTGCGGAGGCTATTGGCATTGAGGTGAAGCACCTTTGTATTTGAAGCAACTGCGCCGGCCGCTCAGGCCGAGCGAGCCAGCGGTAAAGATCGTTCCGCGCTGGGACCCGCCAGCCCACCAACCGCCATCTGCGTCACTACTGCTATAAAACCTTCGACTGCAGGGGCATCGTCCGCTGACCACCACGTGGGTGCATCTTCGAGGATCGACATCAGGCTGCGCGCGACAGCACTCCTTTGTTCGGCCGCGGCCGGTGAGGGTATCTGCCGAAGAATTTTTTCCAAGTGATCGACGTGAGCCTGTCTAGTTGCCTCGATTGAAGCGCGTTGCTCGGCGCTCAGGCAGCGGGACTCCCGGCGAGCCAGCACCAACCGATGTTGATGCATCAGGTTGTATCGAATGTGCAGGTCGACGTAGCTGCGTAGACGGGTCAGCCCGTCCGCCTGACAGGGATCATCGGCCTCCAGTAGATCCAGAAGGTCCGTTTCGTGCTCCTCGATCAGCTCGAAAAGCAGGATTTGCTTGCTCTCCATATGGTTGTACAACGAGCCGGCTTGCATACCGAGTGCCATGGCCAACTGGCGCAGGCTGACCGCCTGAAAGCCATGCTCGACGAATAGTGTTAGCGCCACTATTCGTAGTTGCTCATGCACCGGCGGTGTGTCAGCCCGCACTGGCCGGCTGGCGTCGCCGTGGGCGAGGTCAATCAGCGGTAGCGATCTGCCCCGTTGGTAGCTTGCGCGCAGGGAGCGGTTCATGGTAAGTCGCGCTGCAATGTCAATGCGACGCCCTGGCCACCACCGATGCAAAGCGTGGCCAGACCTTTCTTGGCGTCACGGCTCATCATCTCGTGCAGCAGGGTAACCAGCACACGACAACCAGATGCGCCGATAGGGTGACCCAGAGCGATGGCACCGCCATTGACGTTGACCTTGTCGCTGTCCCAGCCCAGCTCTTTGCCGACCGACAGTGCCTGTGCGGCAAAGGCTTCGTTTGCTTCGATGAGCTCGACTTCTTCGAGTGTCCAGCCGGACTTGTCCAGGCACTTGCGAGTCGCACTGACCGGTCCAATCCCCATGATTGCCGGATCTACGCCAGCGCTGGCGTAACCCTTGACGGTGGCCAGAATTGGTAGGCCAAGCGCTTTGGCCTTGGACGCGCTCATCAGCAGCACCGCTGCCGCACCATCGTTAAGCGTCGAGGCGTTGCCGGCTGTGACGCTACCGTTCTTATCGAAGGCTGGTTTGAGTTTGGCCAGAGACTGGATGGTGGTATCTGTCCGGGGCTGCTCATCGGTATCGAACAGCAGGGGATCGCCTTTGCGCTGCGGGATGGATACGTGTGTGATTTCCGCCTTGAAACGACCGCCCTCGATAGCGGCCGCCGCGCGCTGTTGGGATTGCGCGGCGAAGGCGTCCTGTTCCTCCCTGGTCAGTTTGTAGCAGGACACGAGGTTTTCTGCGGTGATACCCATGTGATAGTCATGAAAGGCATCAAGCAATCCGTCCTGCAGCAGCGAGTCGGCCAGTTGGGCATGGCCC comes from Stutzerimonas stutzeri and encodes:
- a CDS encoding DUF1329 domain-containing protein; this encodes MKFQLALCAALSGITTLSIAAVSPEEAKQLGNELTPFGATKAGNAEGTIPAYEGGLTTAPADFKPDSGFWADPFKDEKPLFRIDASNVDQYADKLSDGQKHLLKKNPETWYMDVYPSHRTAAYPQKVMEATVRNATTCNTYNDGLSIEPECRGGLPFPIPKTGNEVMWNQLLRYKNGPTATTTTSSNSWVIDSNGTITKAAEQATFEEFPYYQTDRDDRDPEMYARVFSLNKQPARRAGEVVGINDYLDPTKKPRRAWSYTPGQRRVKLAPEFAYDTPVASQGGVTLFDELQMFAGMQDRFDFKLVGKKEMYIPYNAYKFNFEADQMDQFSDHHANPKYERWELHRVYVVEATLKPGMRHVYSKRHYYLDEDTFGAGLYDAWDQEGNLYRSMFLSGVQLYDKQIPYAVKNVIYDFNKGMYGVINDGLKGGFRIPKEALPERQMNAEAIVSRITQR
- the folX gene encoding dihydroneopterin triphosphate 2'-epimerase; translated protein: MPRLEPGMARIHVKNLRLRTYIGIKEDEIRNKQDVLINLTILYPAADAVRDNDIEQALNYRTITKAIIRHVEENRFALLERLTQEVLDLAMAPQAVRYAEVEIDKPHALRFAESVSITLAGHRD
- the folE gene encoding GTP cyclohydrolase I FolE, with the protein product MNEDMIQHYRGILEGVGENPEREGLVDTPKRAAKAMQYLCQGYGQTVEQVVNGALFESDNDEMVIVRDIELYSMCEHHMLPFIGKAHVAYTPTGKVLGLSKVARIVDMFARRLQIQENMTKQIADAIMQVTNAAGVAVVIEAQHMCMMMRGCEKQNSVMTTSVMLGGFRDSYNTRQEFLQLIRGR
- a CDS encoding TetR/AcrR family transcriptional regulator, with the translated sequence MNRSLRASYQRGRSLPLIDLAHGDASRPVRADTPPVHEQLRIVALTLFVEHGFQAVSLRQLAMALGMQAGSLYNHMESKQILLFELIEEHETDLLDLLEADDPCQADGLTRLRSYVDLHIRYNLMHQHRLVLARRESRCLSAEQRASIEATRQAHVDHLEKILRQIPSPAAAEQRSAVARSLMSILEDAPTWWSADDAPAVEGFIAVVTQMAVGGLAGPSAERSLPLARSA
- a CDS encoding acetyl-CoA C-acetyltransferase: MQDVVIVAATRTAIGAFQGALANVSATELGSTVIRALLEKTGIDPATVDEVIMGQVLTAGCGQNPARQSAINAGLPHSVPAMTVNKLCGSGLKTVHLATQAIRCGDAEIVIAGGMENMSLAPYVLPKARTGLRMGHAQLADSLLQDGLLDAFHDYHMGITAENLVSCYKLTREEQDAFAAQSQQRAAAAIEGGRFKAEITHVSIPQRKGDPLLFDTDEQPRTDTTIQSLAKLKPAFDKNGSVTAGNASTLNDGAAAVLLMSASKAKALGLPILATVKGYASAGVDPAIMGIGPVSATRKCLDKSGWTLEEVELIEANEAFAAQALSVGKELGWDSDKVNVNGGAIALGHPIGASGCRVLVTLLHEMMSRDAKKGLATLCIGGGQGVALTLQRDLP